From Elephas maximus indicus isolate mEleMax1 chromosome 1, mEleMax1 primary haplotype, whole genome shotgun sequence, a single genomic window includes:
- the LOC126061203 gene encoding putative olfactory receptor 2W6 — protein MERSNDSSEHGFILVGFSDRPRLEMILFIVNFTLYSVAVLGNSTIILVCILDPRLHTPMYFFLANLSFLDLCFSTSCIPQMLVNLWGPDKTISYAGCVVQLFSFLSVGGTECILLAIMAYDRYAAVCKPLHYLVIMHPQLCLRLVAVAWGSGLVNAIVMSPLTMTVSRCGRRQVNHFLCEMPALIKMACVDARAVEMLAFTFAILIVLLPLTLILVSYGYIATAVLRIKSATGRQKAFNTCSSHLTVVSLFYGSIIYMYMQPGNSSSQDQGKFLTLFYNLVTPMLNPLIYTLRNKEVKGALKKVLGWQQ, from the coding sequence ATGGAAAGATCCAATGACAGTTCAGAGCATGGCTTTATCTTGGTGGGCTTCTCTGATCGCCCCAGGCTGGAGATGATCCTCTTCATAGTAAATTTTACTCTGTACTCAGTGGCTGTGTTAGGAAATTCAACCATCATCCTTGTGTGTATATTAGACCCCAGACTTCATACCCCAATGTACTTTTTTCTGGCAAACCTTTCCTTTCTGGATCTTTGCTTCAGTACTAGTTGCATTCCACAGATGCTGGTAAACCTCTGGGGCCCTGATAAGACTATCAGTTATGCTGGCTGTGTTGTCCaacttttctctttcctgtctgttGGGGGAACAGAGTGCATTCTTTTGGCcatcatggcctatgaccgctatgctgCAGTCTGCAAACCTCTGCACTATCTGGTCATTATGCACCCCCAGCTGTGTTTAAGATTGGTGGCTGTGGCCTGGGGGAGTGGCCTGGTCAATGCCATTGTTATGTCCCCATTAACAATGACTGTTTCCAGATGTGGCCGGCGCCAAGTTAACCATTTCCTCTGCGAAATGCCAGCACTGATCAAGATGGCTTGTGTGGATGCTCGGGCAGTGGAAATGCTGGCCTTTACCTTTGCCATTCTCATAGTTCTGCTACCCCTCACTCTTATTCTTGTCTCCTATGGCTACATCGCTACAGCAGTGCTGAGGATCAAGTCAGCGACTGGTCGACAGAAGGCCTTCAATACCTGTAGCTCTCACCTCACGGTGGTCTCCCTGTTCTATGGGAGCATCATCTATATGTATATGCAGCCAGGAAACAGCTCCTCCCAAGACCAAGGCAAGTTTCTCACCCTCTTCTACAACCTGGTGACTCCCATGTTGAATCCGCTCATCTACACGTTAAGAAATAAGGAAGTGAAGGGGGCACTGAAGAAAGTTTTGGGGTGGCAGCAATGA